Within Spirochaetota bacterium, the genomic segment AAAGAATTCGGAATTCCGTACCGCCCGATCGAACGACTTCCATGGTGCCGGCAAGCTGCTTCAGGAGCGCGTTCACGAGCCGCATGCCAAGACTCGCGGGCTTCTGGAGGTCCACCGATTCGGCGATGCCCGCGCCGTTATCCCGAATCACGAGTAATCGCTTTCCATCCATAGGCCCGAACCGGATCTCGATCACGCCCTTCTCCGTGCCGGGAAAGGCATGCTTGAGGGCGTTGGTTATAAGCTCATTGATGATGAGTCCGCAGGGAACGGCCTCGTCTATCGACAGGAGCATGTCCCCCGCGTCGATTGAGATCGTCACCCGTTCCGCGATCGGGTTGAACTGAAGCATCTCGTTCGTGAGGTCGCGGATATAGGGGGCTATGTGGATGCGGGCCATGCTCTCCGAGCGGTACAGCTTTTCGTGAACCAGGGCCATGCTCCTCACGCTGTTCTGGAGGTTCATGACGAGGTCCTGGTCCCGCGGATCGTGAAGCCTGTAAATCTGGAGCTGAAGCAGGCTCGAGATGATCTGCATGTTGTTCTTGACGCGGTGGTGGATCTCCTTGAGGAGCATCTCCTTTTCCGCGAGCGAGTCCCGGATCGTCTGCTCCGCGCGGAGCCTGCCTATCACGCCCCCCACCTGGACACCGATCGATTCGAGCGCGTCGCGTGAAAATTGCGGAATCCCGGGAAGCGATCGCGAAGCCAGGTTAAGGCAGCCGATAACCGCGCCGCCGTGCCGGATCGGAATGATCGCGAGATGAAGTATGCCCTCTTTTTTCCGGATCCCGTCGAGGGGAACGCCGGTAAGGTTCTCGATAATCCTGGGGTATTCCATGTAAATCGGCTCGCCCTTGAGCACCATGCGCGTGTTCGCGGAATCGGCGGAATAGCGCGCTTCCATCTGCATGAACCCTTCGGACAGGCCGTGTGAAACCGAGAGGTTCAACCCGCCTGTGTGCTGGTCTTTCAAATAGATGCCGCCGCTGTCGAATCCTTCTATCTGAAGGGTGAAATCGAGAACCAGTCCCAGCGCCTCGCGCAATTCGACGGTGCCGCTCAGGGCCGCCGCGAGATCGCGCTGCAGGCGTATGAGCTTCTCGGCGCGCTTGCGCTCCGTAACGTCGCGCCCCACCACGACAAGTCCCTTGCGCCGGCCGTCGGAATCGTAGGTGGGAACCTTGATGATGTCGAACGTCATCGGGTGGCCGTCCCGGCGCGGGATCATTTCGTCCCCGCGGACGGGCTCCCTGGCGCGCCAGGCCTGTTCGTCGGCCGTCTCGCAGGCCAGCAGGGTCTCGCGGAAGTAGGGACTGAAGTCGGCAAGCTCGGAATCCTTCCTGCCCTTGTAATCGACCCCCTCGATTTCGAAAAGCTTCAGGTTAAATTCGTTCGCCTCGAGCCAGTGCCCCGCGCCGTCCTTGAAGCAGACGATGTCGGGCATCGCGTTTATCAGGGTGCGCAGCCTTTCACCGCTCTCGCGCAGGGCCTCCTCGGCTTTGCGGCGGTCGGTGATATCGATGAGCACGCCGTTCCAGAGGACCGTGCCGTCGGGGAGCTTCTCGGGTTTCGAGTCGCCCCTGAGATATCGGACCTCGCCCTTCCGATCGAAGAAGCGGCCCTCCCACTGCCAGGGGGCCAGCATTTCCGCGGATCGCACGATGGAGACCGACAGGTCGTCCAGATCGTCCGGGTGTATCAGCGCTATGAGCGATCGTACGTCTTCCCGAAGCGCTTCGGGGCTGAGCCCGAAGACGCTTTCGCACCATGCACTCGCGTAGGGCATGGTGATCGAACCGGTCGGGGACATGGAAAACTGGAAGATGAGCCCGGGAACGCTTTCCGTGGTCTTGGTGATGAGCTCGCGTTGGAGCCGGAGCTCCGTTTCCGCCATTTTAAGTTCGGTGATATCCACGGCGGAGGTGAGCAGGTATTCCTTTCCGTCGTCGTAGGTTATGGTGTCCGCAGAGAAGGCGAGGGTGCGGACCTCGCCCGATTTCGCGCGTATCAATATCTCGCGTGCAACGGGACCGAGCGTGGAGTGCACGTCCCCGATGACCTGCGCGCGGTGCTCGGGCCGGACCCACAGGCCCAGTTCCATGGATGTCTTCCCAATGG encodes:
- a CDS encoding PAS domain S-box protein — protein: MKKTGPRNKPAAKGRGERARNALLTEVFENAFDAIMILRDGVFIECNGKTLELFDCTREEFLQSTPYDFSPPSQGDCRDSREKAMEMMDRAHAEGTHVFDWRHRKNNGAVFDAEVVLRSFTLGKFKYLQATVRDITARIAANAALRESEEKYRFLVENINDTILIMDARGRITYASPVVTRLTGYEVSELAGRPVLEFIHPDDLTGARDRVTRILAGSLQVAQSAYRIRTRSGAYRWFQTSSRIAPDASGVKTVTVVLSDITERKAAEDSLARSRERFEKVFYSTPVISAISDVLTGVYVEVNDSFTRATGYTREETIGKTSMELGLWVRPEHRAQVIGDVHSTLGPVAREILIRAKSGEVRTLAFSADTITYDDGKEYLLTSAVDITELKMAETELRLQRELITKTTESVPGLIFQFSMSPTGSITMPYASAWCESVFGLSPEALREDVRSLIALIHPDDLDDLSVSIVRSAEMLAPWQWEGRFFDRKGEVRYLRGDSKPEKLPDGTVLWNGVLIDITDRRKAEEALRESGERLRTLINAMPDIVCFKDGAGHWLEANEFNLKLFEIEGVDYKGRKDSELADFSPYFRETLLACETADEQAWRAREPVRGDEMIPRRDGHPMTFDIIKVPTYDSDGRRKGLVVVGRDVTERKRAEKLIRLQRDLAAALSGTVELREALGLVLDFTLQIEGFDSGGIYLKDQHTGGLNLSVSHGLSEGFMQMEARYSADSANTRMVLKGEPIYMEYPRIIENLTGVPLDGIRKKEGILHLAIIPIRHGGAVIGCLNLASRSLPGIPQFSRDALESIGVQVGGVIGRLRAEQTIRDSLAEKEMLLKEIHHRVKNNMQIISSLLQLQIYRLHDPRDQDLVMNLQNSVRSMALVHEKLYRSESMARIHIAPYIRDLTNEMLQFNPIAERVTISIDAGDMLLSIDEAVPCGLIINELITNALKHAFPGTEKGVIEIRFGPMDGKRLLVIRDNGAGIAESVDLQKPASLGMRLVNALLKQLAGTMEVVRSGGTEFRILF